A window of Pristis pectinata isolate sPriPec2 chromosome 33, sPriPec2.1.pri, whole genome shotgun sequence contains these coding sequences:
- the LOC127585524 gene encoding somatostatin receptor type 5-like, producing the protein MERSLPHLATASPSRGFSVPTLMIENVSGNSTMEPTATASGSAILIPVIYFTVCVIGLGGNTLVIHVILHYAKMESVTNIYILNLAIADELFMLGLPFLAIQNALSYWPFGSLMCRLVMTVDGINQFTSIFCLTVMSIDRYLAVVHPVKSIKWRKPQVAKVINVMVWAVSFVVVLPVIIFSSVKIGMHTCNINWPEPIMVWSTAFIIYTATLGFFGPLLVICLCYLLIVIKLKSSGRKVRATSTKRKKSERRVTWMVVIVVAVFVFCWLPFYVMNIVNLVSTMPSEPSLVGLYFFVVLLSYTNSCANPFIYSFLSDNFKQGFRKILCRTTRRVDDKNLGSKATGSSYVEMCHVNNIAQRAQVQESLLGRSSEQRMPGEVLPSTVKAGALEISDL; encoded by the coding sequence ATGGAGAGATCTTTACCACATCTGGCAACAGCCTCACCCTCCAGAGGATTCAGCGTTCCCACACTGATGATTGAAAACGTATCCGGTAACAGCACCATGGAGCCCACAGCCACAGCCAGCGGAAGTGCCATCCTTATTCCCGTtatctatttcactgtgtgcgTCATCGGTCTCGGTGGCAACACCCTTGTCATTCACGTCATCCTGCACTACGCCAAAATGGAGTCCGTCACCAACATCTACATCTTGAACCTTGCCATCGCCGACGAGCTTTTCATGCTTGGCCTCCCCTTCCTTGCCATTCAGAACGCTTTGTCTTACTGGCCCTTTGGTTCGCTGATGTGTCGGCTGGTGATGACGGTGGACGGCATCAACCAATTCACCAGCATCTTCTGCCTGACCGTGATGAGCATCGACAGGTACCTTGCCGTGGTCCATCCGGTGAAGTCCATCAAATGGCGCAAGCCTCAGGTGGCCAAGGTCATCAACGTCATGGTCTGGGCCGTTTCCTTTGTGGTGGTCCTTCCAGTCATTATCTTCTCCAGTGTGAAGATCGGCATGcacacctgtaacattaactggcCGGAACCCATCATGGTTTGGTCAACGGCCTTCATCATTTATACGGCCACCCTGGGCTTCTTTGGGCCTCTGCTGGTGATCTGTCTCTGCTACCTCCTCATTGTGATCAAGCTGAAGTCCTCGGGCAGGAAGGTGAGGGCCACCTCCACCAAGCGGAAGAAGTCGGAGCGGAGGGTGACCTGGATGGTGGTCATCGTGGTGGCTGTGTTCGTCTTCTGCTGGCTGCCCTTCTACGTCATGAACATCGTCAACCTGGTGTCCACCATGCCCTCGGAGCCCTCCTTGGTTGGCCTCTACTTCTTCGTGGTGTTGTTGTCATACACCAACAGCTGCGCCAACCCCTTCATATACAGCTTCCTCTCGGACAACTTCAAGCAAGGCTTCCGCAAGATCCTCTGCCGCACTACCAGGAGGGTGGACGACAAGAACCTGGGCAGCAAGGCCACGGGCAGCAGCTACGTGGAGATGTGTCATGTTAACAACATCGCGCAGAGGGCTCAAGTCCAAGAGAGCTTGCTGGGCAGGAGCTCAGAGCAGAGGATGCCAGGGGAAGTTCTACCCAGCACCGTCAAAGCTGGGGCACTGGAGATCAGTGACTTGTAA
- the LOC127585607 gene encoding complement C1q tumor necrosis factor-related protein 1-like, with translation MVTRRLLGHILLFIFLTPVTGAPSNDPGVERKSTQDQCVRCCEPHENPVHPSSSPHQGSYSPPYPMPQVYPHINLTILKGDKGERGERGPHGKLGKEGPMGLQGPTGEKGDRGQAGIPGDSYKQHYSAFSVGRKKGLHSSDYYQTLVFDTTFVNLYGHFNMFKGKFYCYVPGIYYFNLNIHTWNFKETYLHIMKNDQDMVICYAQPSDRSIMQSQSIMLELQQNDEVWVRLYKRERENAVYSDDVDIYVTFNGYLIKPNLD, from the exons ATGGTGACTAGAAGGCTTCTGGGACACATCCTGCTCTTCATTTTTCTGACGCCTGTGACTGGGGCTCCATCCAACGATCCTGGTGTGGAGAGAAAGTCGACTCAGGACCAGTGTGTCCGCTGTTGCGAACCCCATGAGAACCCCGTGCATCCGTCATCGAGCCCGCACCAGGGCAGTTATAGCCCTCCCTACCCCATGCCTCAAGTCTACCCTCATATCAACCTCACCATCCTCAAAG GTGACAAAGGAGAGAGGGGTGAGCGAGGACCTCATGGAAAGCTGGGCAAGGAAGGGCCAATGGGTCTCCAAGGGCCCACAGGAGAAAAAGGTGACCGGGGGCAAGCAGGTATCCCAGGAGATTCCTACAAGCAGCACTACTCAGCCTTCTCAGTAGGCCGTAAGAAAGGCCTCCACAGCAGCGACTACTACCAGACCTTGGTCTTTGACACCACGTTTGTGAACCTCTACGGTCACTTCAACATGTTCAAGGGCAAGTTCTACTGCTACGTCCCAGGGATCTACTACTTCAACCTCAACATCCACACATGGAACTTTAAGGAGACCTACCTTCACATCATGAAGAACGACCAAGACATGGTCATCTGCTACGCCCAGCCCAGTGACCGTAGCATCATGCAGAGCCAGAGTATTATGCTCGAGCTGCAACAGAATGATGAAGTCTGGGTCCGTCTCTACAAGCGTGAGCGGGAAAATGCGGTCTACAGCGACGACGTTGACATTTACGTGACCTTCAACGGTTATTTGATAAAGCCCAACCTGGACTGA